The Vidua chalybeata isolate OUT-0048 chromosome 31, bVidCha1 merged haplotype, whole genome shotgun sequence genome window below encodes:
- the LOC128801790 gene encoding serine/threonine-protein kinase PAK 3-like has translation MSLRGQNRERAVNELLLLKDKKNPNIVNSLDSFLIDGDLWLVMEYMDGGTLQDVVTQTCMAEGEMAAVSRECLQGLDFLHANRVIHRDLKSSNILLGMDGSVKLADFGLCAQLSPEQDQCSSMVGTAHWMAPEVVSSSPYGPKVDIWSFGIVTIEMVEGKPPYFKETRAMARALIRQNGTPQLQEPRCLSALLRDFLECSLEPDEERRWSAQELLQHPFLSSAKPLSSLITAAKQLREQWRR, from the exons ATGAGTCTCAGAGGGCAGAACAGGGAACGAGCGGTGAatgagctcctgctcctgaagGACAAGAAGAACCCCAACATTGTCAACTCTTTGGACAG cttcctTATTGATGGAGATCTCTGGCTGGTGATGGAATACATGGATGGAGGAACTTTGCAGGACGTTGTCACACAGACATGCATGGCTGAAGGAGAGATGGCAGCTGTCAGTCGGGAG TGTCTGCAGGGCCTGGATTTCCTCCATGCGAACCGGGTGATCCACAGAGATCTGAAGAGCTCCAACATCCTTCTGGGAATGGATGGCTCTGTCAAGCTGG CTGATTTTGGCCTCTGcgctcagctcagccctgagcaggacCAGTGCAGCTCCATGGTGGGCACTGCTCACTGGATGGCCCCAGAAGTTGTCAGCAGTTCTCCTTATGGCCCCAAGGTGGACATCTGGTCCTTTGGCATTGTGACCATCGAGATGGTGGAAGGAAAACCTCCTTACTTCAAGGAAACGAGGGCCATG gctCGTGCTCTGATCCGTCAGAACGGGACCCCGCAGCTACAGGAGCCCAGGTGCCTGTCAGCTCTGCTGCGGGACTTCCTTGAGTGCAGCCTGGAGCCGGACGAGGAGCGGCGCTGgtctgcccaggagctgctgcag CACCCATTTTTATCATCAGCCAAGCCTCTCTCCAGCCTGATCACCGCAGCCAAGCAACTGAGGGAGCAGTGGAGGAGATGA
- the LOC128801697 gene encoding zinc finger protein 697-like: MEPGAASEGFSWGGREALLGGATTVRFDSWACRRGGGSEGAGPGKPCREVRRSLFVFPLDAGPGPGPFQGCSSAAALPSHSPGGPESAGRGGAVCRARPSLRLAGCAVSRGCGALIGERGAKHGPAGGLRAALAGQRRHWRSVCAGPGAAAAAGGRGGGIGGAGRRPRRRNFIPRVWLDGGGGKAPEILQEEGLQTQPRELRGGKSPPEPGRLLEIQPELGAGGEGSWQGEAPQVLGMWTGFQLELRSDQVIHTGERPYKCGECGKSFRDSSELIRHQVIHTGEQPYTCLECGKSFGWSSDLRKHQRIHTGERPYECPQCGNRFQTSSTLLVHQRIHTEERPFRCPDCGKGFKQNSHLTRHWRIHTGERPYECGECGKSFSQSSNLTQHQRRHH; this comes from the exons atggagcctggagcagccagcgAGGGCTTCAGCTGGGGCGGCAGAGAGGCGCTGCTGGGGGGTGCCACCACAGTTCGGTTTG ACTCGTGGGCTTGCCGCAGAGGCGGAGGCAGCGAAGGCGCAGGGCCGGGAAAGCCGTGTCGGGAGGTGCGGAGAAGTTTGTTTGTGTTTCCGCTGGAtgccggcccgggcccgggcccgttccagggctgttcctcagctGCGGCTTTGCCCTCGCACAGCCCGGGGGGCCCTGAGAGCGCGGGGCGAGGCGGTGCCGTGTGCAGAGCCCGCCCCTCGCTGCGATTGGCCGGCTGTGCCGTCAGTCGTGGTTGTGGCGCGCTGATTGGTGAAAGAGGGGCGAAGCACGGCCCCGCTGGCGGCCTGAGGGcggccctggctgggcagcggCGCCATTGGCGGAGCGTCTGTGcgggcccgggagcggcggcagcggccggagGCCGGGGAGGCGGCATTGGCGGAGCTgggaggcggccccggcgcAG gaaTTTCATTCCCAGGGTGTGgctggatggaggaggaggaaaagccccagagatCCTGCAGGAAGAggggctgcaaacccagcccagggagtTGCGGGGAGGAAAGAGCCCCCCTGAGCCAGGAAGGCTGCTGGAGATCCAGCCGGAGCTtggagctggtggagaaggCTCATGGCAGGGAGAAGCCCCACAAGTGCTTGGAATGTGGACAGGTTTTCAGCTGGAGCTCAGATCTGATCAG gtgatccacactggggaacggccctacaagtgtggggagtgtgggaagagcttcagagacAGCTCTGAACTGATCCGGCACCAGgtgatccacactggggaacagCCCTACACctgcttggaatgtgggaagagctttggGTGGAGCTCAGACCTGAGAAAACACCAGCGCATCCACACGGGGGAGAGGCCCTatgagtgtccccagtgtgggaatAGGTTTCAGACCAGCTCCACTCTCCTTGTACATCAACGgattcacacagaggagaggcccttccgcTGCCCTGACTGCGGGAAGGGCTTCAAGCAAAACTCCCACCTCACCAGGCACTGgcgcatccacactggggagaggccctatgagtgtggggagtgtgggaagagcttctcacaGAGCTCAAACTTGACCCAACACCAACGGAGGCACCACTAA